The following proteins are co-located in the Vigna angularis cultivar LongXiaoDou No.4 chromosome 2, ASM1680809v1, whole genome shotgun sequence genome:
- the LOC108328198 gene encoding uncharacterized protein LOC108328198, giving the protein MAGKQSKVRKPEVFGKGKVTPNQIAFIVDRYLCDNNFSITRSSFRTEASSLIANSPIHEAPKSLLTLGEMLDEYICLKEQKVMLDQERIVVEQEKKRVQMLLQGMQNVMTAYNASGNLSAAAPAAKSTVAAITQPTYTLKSQPGIHTSAQSKSNTLPLPQSSNSNAGSGNISTQTLTVSDRKRKDTKAVDDPLTAKKPRGRSSNRKVVVQGQTALQQSGNAVNRMVAQPSAVQSSTMNCIPRESQVQGSNVAKCLFNQSTTSVPSNSPVPKTPPRTKSSHGDTHISPAEISSVAVTPSRCTVISTKRVMVSPAKQMAYIEMSRCISPVKANSEKINKRDHVRSRLNFDAADVPGSSYNPLSTEISTSESEKELDIFDIDFPNFDALGMDFSFTEMLNDLDFSCEGIDFSSHPTPSPSMDNASGSSHECNDNHATPEFSTVAEVLCEKDMKILGPDCLSAMKSVTKSITVISPEKNHQQSVDKENCT; this is encoded by the exons ATGGCGGGGAAGCAATCTAAAGTCAGAAAACCAGAGGTGTTTGGGAAGGGAAAGGTCACGCCTAATCAGATTGCTTTCATAGTTGACAGATACCTATGCGACAACAACTTCTCCATCACTCGCTCTTCCTTCAGAACCGAAGCTTCTTCCCTCATCGCCAATTCACCCATCCACGAG GCACCGAAGTCTTTGTTGACTTTGGGGGAGATGCTGGATGAGTATATTTGCCTGAAGGAGCAGAAAGTGATGTTGGATCAGGAGCGGATTGTTGTAGAGCAAGAGAAGAAACGGGTTCAGATGTTGTTGCAAGGCATGCAGAATGTAATGACTGCTTACAATGCTAGTGGAAACCTCTCTGCTGCAGCGCCTGCAGCAAAATCTACAGTTGCAGCTATTACTCAACCCACGTATACTCTCAAATCTCAACCAG GAATCCACACTTCTGCGCAAAGCAAATCGAACACGCTGCCACTGCCTCAATCTAGCAATTCTAATGCTGGGAGTGGAAACATCTCAACACAAACACTGACTGTATCTGACAGAAAGAGAAAGGATACTAAAGCTGTGGATGATCCATTGACTGCTAAAAAACCTCGTGGAAGATCATCCAATAGGAAAGTTGTTGTCCAAG GTCAAACTGCTCTGCAACAATCTGGTAATGCTGTCAATAGAATGGTAGCTCAGCCTTCTGCCGTTCAATCTTCAACTATGAACTGCATACCCAGGGAGTCACAAGTCCAGGGATCCAATGTTGCTAAATGTTTATTCAACCAATCTACAACTTCTGTTCCAAGTAATTCACCAGTTCCAAAGACACCTCCTAGAACAAAATCTTCTCACGGTGATACACATATATCTCCTGCGGAGATTTCTTCAGTAGCGGTTACACCCAGTCGATGCACTGTGATTTCAACAAAGAGAGTTATGGTCAGCCCTGCAAAACAGATGGCATACATAGAGATGAGTCGTTGTATTTCTCCTGTCAAGGCAAATTCAGAGAAGATAAATAAGAGGGATCATGTTAGAAGCAGGTTGAACTTTGATGCTGCTGATGTGCCTGGGAGCTCGTACAATCCATTGTCAACTGAGATTTCTACATCCGAGTCTGAAAAGGAACTGGACATATTTGACATTGATTTTCCTAATTTTGATGCCTTAGGGATGGACTTCTCCTTCACAGAAATGTTAAATGATCTAGATTTTTCTTGTGAAGGCATAGATTTTTCTAGCCATCCAACACCAAGTCCTTCAATGGATAATGCTTCAGG GTCATCTCATGAATGCAATGATAATCATGCTACACCTGAGTTTTCAACTGTGGCTGAAGTACTATGTGAGAAAGACATGAAAATACTAG GCCCTGATTGTTTGTCTGCAATGAAATCTGTCACAAAAAGCATAACAGTTATAAGCCCCg AGAAAAATCACCAGCAGTCTGTGGATAAGGAAAATTGTACATAA
- the LOC108327714 gene encoding fructose-1,6-bisphosphatase, chloroplastic → MVAMAAATASSQLIFSKPCSPSRLCPFQLCVFDTKSVLSSSSSRRRHVGGSGVRCMAVGEATTETKRRSGYELQTLTNWLLKQEQAGVIDAELTIVLSSISMACKQIASLVQRANISNLTGVQGAVNVQGEDQKKLDVVSNEVFSNCLRSSGRTGIIASEEEDVPVAVEESYSGNYIVVFDPLDGSSNIDAAVSTGSIFGIYSPNDECLADIGDDPTLGTTEQRCVVNVCQPGSNLLAAGYCMYSSSIIFVLTLGKGVFAFTLDPMYGEFVLTQENLQIPRAGKIYAFNEGNYLLWDDKLKKYIDDLKDPGPSGKPYSARYIGSLVGDFHRTLLYGGIYGYPRDKKSKNGKLRLLYECAPMSFIVEQAGGKGSDGHQRILDIQPVEIHQRVPLYIGSVEEVEKVEKYLA, encoded by the exons ATGGTTGCAATGGCAGCAGCAACAGCATCCTCCCAGTTGATTTTCTCAAAGCCTTGCTCTCCCTCACGTCTGTGCCCCTTCCAACTATGTGTCTTTGACACCAAATCAGTGCTATCAAGTTCAAGTAGCAGGAGAAGGCATGTGGGTGGGTCTGGAGTGAGGTGCATGGCTGTGGGGGAAGCAACCACAGAAACCAAGAGAAGAAGTGGATACGAGCTTCAAACACTCACTAACTGGTTGCTGAAGCAAGAGCAAGCTGGAGTGATTGATGCAGAACTCACTATTGTGCTGTCTAGTATTTCCATGGCATGCAAGCAGATTGCTTCTTTGGTGCAAAGAGCTAACATTTCCAACCTCACCGGGGTTCAAGGAGCTGTTAACGTTCAAGGGGAAGACCAGAAAAAGCTTGATGTTGTTTCAAATGAG GTTTTCTCAAACTGCTTGAGGTCAAGTGGGAGGACAGGAATAATAGCATCAGAAGAAGAGGATGTGCCAGTGGCAGTTGAAGAGAGTTATTCTGGCAACTACATTGTAGTGTTTGACCCACTTGATGGATCATCCAATATTGATGCTGCAGTGTCAACTGGGTCCATTTTTGGAATATACAGCCCCAATGATGAATGTCTTGCTGACATTGGTGATGACCCCACA CTTGGCACAACAGAGCAAAGGTGTGTTGTGAATGTGTGCCAACCTGGAAGCAACCTTCTTGCTGCTGGTTACTGCATGTATTCTAGCTCAATCATCTTTGTTCTCACACTTGGAAAAGGAGTGTTTGCGTTTACACTGGACCCTATGTATGGAGAATTCGTTTTGACTCAGGAAAACCTCCAGATACCTAGAGCAGGCAAAATTTATGCTTTCAATGAAGGAAATTATCTGTTGTGGGATGATAAGTTAAAGAAATATATCGATGATCTCAAGGACCCTGGTCCTAGTGGGAAGCCTTATTCTGCAAGGTACATTGGTAGCCTGGTAGGAGACTTCCACAGGACACTACTATATGGTGGCATTTATGGGTACCCCAGAGACAAAAAAAGCAAAAATGGGAAGCTCAGGCTTCTATATGAATGTGCTCCCATGAGCTTCATTGTAGAACAGGCTGGTGGAAAAGGTTCAGATGGCCATCAGAGAATACTGGACATTCAACCGGTGGAG ATTCATCAACGTGTGCCACTATACATTGGGAGCGTAGAAGAGGTAGAGAAGGTGGAAAAGTACCTGGCTTAA